ATTGTATTTGCTGGTCATACTGATGTAGTTCCCACTGGTCCTGTAGAAAAATGGTCTCACCCGCCTTTCTCTGCCTCGGTAGAAAATGAAATGTTGATTGGCCGTGGCTCTGCGGATATGAAAAGCAGTATCGCGTGTTTTATGATTGCTACACAGCGTTTCTTAAACAACTATCCTAACTGCAAGGGCTCTATTGGTTTTTTGATTACCAGTGATGAAGAAGGTCCTGCGATTGATGGCACCGTAAAAGTTATCGAAACACTTGAAGCCAGAAACGAAAAGTTCGACTACTGCCTAGTTGGAGAACCATCAAGCAGTAAAAAACTTGGAGACTCCATTAAAAACGGACGCCGAGGCTCTCTTAGCGGAAAGCTGCGTATTAAAGGCATTCAAGGGCATATAGCTTACCCAGAACTGGCTCTCAACCCTATTCACACGCTCGCACCGGCATTGCAAAAACTGACGGAAACTGTCTGGGATAATGGGAATGAATATTTTCCTCCGACATCTTTCCAAGTATCCAACATTCACTCGGGCACAGGCGCCACCAATGTCATTCCTGGTGATTGTGTTTTAGATTTTAATTTCCGTTTCTCAACTGAACAAACGCCCGATTCACTTAAGTCTGGTGTCCACGCAATACTGGATAGTTACCAGTTAAACTATGAACTGGATTGGAATTTGTCAGGCATGCCGTTTATTACACCTGCTGAAGGTGAACTCATTCAAGCTATTAACAAAGCGGTTCAATCGGAAATGGGTTACGAGCCAGAACTTTCAACCGGTGGCGGAACATCTGATGGTCGTTTTATTGCCCCTACTGGTGCACAAGTAATTGAGCTAGGTCCACTAAACGACACCATTCATAAGGTTAATGAACAAGTTAGTGTCAAAGACTTAGAAAAATTAACGGATATTTATTACCAAACATTGATAAACCTATTGGTAAACTAAGCTTATGTATATAGCCATCGAACTTCTGGTTCTAGTATTGTTCCTCATCGTCATCTGGCCCAACATTAAGAATGAGGAATGGAAAGAAAAATTTATTGATAACAAACTGGCTCGGTCTATCTTGATTATTTTTGTAATCATCCTGCTGTTTTCTCTGGGAATCGGGCTGTTTTTTGATATTTTCTTTCCAGTCGAAAGACTGGATGTGATCCAAAAATAAGGAGACTCTTAACTATGGCGAAAGCTGATGTACAAGTCATTGCGCAATCCCTTTTAGGCAGCGATCTACTTGAAGAAGATTGCGAAGTTCTGTCTAAAGTGGTTAAACACAAAAAATTGACGCAAAACGAAATATTATTTGATGCAGATACCGTTGACGGTAGTCTTTATATTCTTGTGAATGGCAAGCTTGATATTCTCAAGGTCGTTGGCCCGGGCAAAGAATTAAGCATCAATGCATTAAAGCCAGGTTCAATGATTGGTGAATTAAGCTTTATTGATGGTGTTGCACACACCATGCGTTTAAGAGCACGTATTGACTCTGAAGTGCTTGTTTTGCACAGGGATGACTTCGAAGCTTTGGCAGAAAGTAACAACAGAGTTGTTTTCAATGTAATGAAGTCAATTCTGAGATATTCACATACGCTACAACGCAAGATGCTTCAAGAAAATATCGAAATGCAGCGTATGGTATTGAACGAGTACACTTCACAATACTAAACAAAGCCTGTTCAATGGTCTCTTAGGAGCTTTCCTAGGTGACCACTACCCTCTAAAAACTTTCCTGCTTTAAAGTAAGTTGTATAGAAATACGATTAAGATTGCCAATGGAGTGATGTACTTAAGAACATTACGGTACAGATCCTTCCAAGGTGAAGCCAAAGACATTTCATCATCACGCTGAGCCTGTGTCATCACCCAAGCGACAAACAGAGCCATCAACAACCCACCAAGAGGCAACATGATATTTGTCGTTAGAAAATCAAGTGACTCAAAGATGGTTCGATTTCCTATGAGATGAAAATCTTTCCATTCATTAAAAGACAAAATCGTTCCAATTCCCATTACCCAAGTGGTTGAACCAATTAATAGGGATGCTTTCTGGCGCTTAATACCCCAATTCTGCTCAAACCAGCTCACAGCAGGCTCAATTAACGAAATAGCTGAGCTTAACGCTGCCAAGATAACCAAGGCAAAAAACAAGGTTCCAAAAAACCAACCGCCTGACATCTTCCCAAAAGCTACCGGTAATGTCTGAAATAATAAGCCAGGTCCCGACCCTGGCTGCAAATGATTGGCAAATACCACTGAGAAGATGACCAATCCAGCCATTAACGCTACCAAGGTATCTATCCCAGCAATCCAAAGTCCTGCTTTTGGGATGGAGTATTCCTTCGATAAATAAGAACCATAAACCATCATGGCTCCCATCCCGATACTCAGGGTAAAGAAGGCATGTCCCATGGCGACTAGCACACCGTCCCATGTCAGCTTAGAAAAATCAGGATAAAACAAGAAGTGAAAACTCTCCGCAAACGCCGCTGAGGAAGCTGCATACCCCAACAGAATCAGCAATATGACAAATAAACCGGGCATCATGATATTAATTGCCCTTTCCAACCCGCTTTTTACACCTTTTGACACCACGTAAACGGTAAACACCATTGCAAGGGTGTGCCATAAAGCTAGCTCCCATGGCGAAGCAATCAGGTTTGAAAATCGTTCCCCAACGGATTTCGCAGAAATATCAATGAAATCACCGGACAAGCTTTCAAAAAAGTACGCTATCCCCCAACCTGCGATTACCGTATAAAAGGATAGAATAAGACAGCCTGCAATCAGCCCATTTAAGCCTAATAGCCACCACCACTTTGAAGACTTTGTTTCAAGTGCAAGGTTAAGAA
This portion of the Hydrogenovibrio marinus genome encodes:
- the dapE gene encoding succinyl-diaminopimelate desuccinylase — protein: MSETIKLAQQLIQIDSVTPDDKGCQKLISDFLTPLGFKTEQMNFGDVSNLWARHGTETPFIVFAGHTDVVPTGPVEKWSHPPFSASVENEMLIGRGSADMKSSIACFMIATQRFLNNYPNCKGSIGFLITSDEEGPAIDGTVKVIETLEARNEKFDYCLVGEPSSSKKLGDSIKNGRRGSLSGKLRIKGIQGHIAYPELALNPIHTLAPALQKLTETVWDNGNEYFPPTSFQVSNIHSGTGATNVIPGDCVLDFNFRFSTEQTPDSLKSGVHAILDSYQLNYELDWNLSGMPFITPAEGELIQAINKAVQSEMGYEPELSTGGGTSDGRFIAPTGAQVIELGPLNDTIHKVNEQVSVKDLEKLTDIYYQTLINLLVN
- a CDS encoding Crp/Fnr family transcriptional regulator — encoded protein: MAKADVQVIAQSLLGSDLLEEDCEVLSKVVKHKKLTQNEILFDADTVDGSLYILVNGKLDILKVVGPGKELSINALKPGSMIGELSFIDGVAHTMRLRARIDSEVLVLHRDDFEALAESNNRVVFNVMKSILRYSHTLQRKMLQENIEMQRMVLNEYTSQY
- a CDS encoding sodium-dependent transporter; translated protein: MSRLKLSTSSWSNQTAFIMAATGSAVGLGNLWKFPYITGENGGGAFVIVYLLCVLFIGLPVLMAEITLGRRGGANPPQALLNLALETKSSKWWWLLGLNGLIAGCLILSFYTVIAGWGIAYFFESLSGDFIDISAKSVGERFSNLIASPWELALWHTLAMVFTVYVVSKGVKSGLERAINIMMPGLFVILLILLGYAASSAAFAESFHFLFYPDFSKLTWDGVLVAMGHAFFTLSIGMGAMMVYGSYLSKEYSIPKAGLWIAGIDTLVALMAGLVIFSVVFANHLQPGSGPGLLFQTLPVAFGKMSGGWFFGTLFFALVILAALSSAISLIEPAVSWFEQNWGIKRQKASLLIGSTTWVMGIGTILSFNEWKDFHLIGNRTIFESLDFLTTNIMLPLGGLLMALFVAWVMTQAQRDDEMSLASPWKDLYRNVLKYITPLAILIVFLYNLL